A segment of the bacterium genome:
ATCAGACCGTCTTGTAGCGGTCGGGCCCGTCGGTCATGTCGACCAGCACCGTCTGCTGCGTGAACACCGTGCGGTGGTCCACGTTCTCGGGCACGCGGTAGTGGTCGCCGGCCTGGTACAGGTTCGACTCGCCGTCGATCTCGATGATCATCTCGCCGCTGATGACCAGGCCCTTCTGTTCGGAATGGCTGTGGTCGGGAAAACTGACGCCCTCGTCGAAGACGAAGAACACCACCTGCTTCTCGTCGTTCTGCAGGGTGTAGCCGGTGACGCCGGCGACGGGAACTTCGACCTGGGGCAGGGAAAGGATCTCGGGGGGAAGGAGCTGATCAGCCCTCGGAGTCCTGGCTGCTTCCATACTGGGCCCTCCTGGATGAAGCGGACGGGGCAAACCCCGCGGGGACACGCAGTTCCCGCCGGGTCTTGACATTCTA
Coding sequences within it:
- a CDS encoding cupin domain-containing protein → MEAARTPRADQLLPPEILSLPQVEVPVAGVTGYTLQNDEKQVVFFVFDEGVSFPDHSHSEQKGLVISGEMIIEIDGESNLYQAGDHYRVPENVDHRTVFTQQTVLVDMTDGPDRYKTV